The genomic DNA CGGTACCCAGTGACATTCAACAAGATTACTACCAATTAATTGAACGCTGGCATGAGCTCAAAAAAGTGCTCAATAGTGACCAAAAAGCGCAATATCTTGACCAAGTCGCGCCTTTTGTCAGCTTAGTAGATGGCTTTGTACTCAAGTTACAGCGCTTTTCTGAGCGTAAATTGATTGCGTTAGCCGCAGTAGGCAGTTTTGGTTTAGGTGGGATTTTTGCGGTATCCCTATTTGTGGTTTATTACATCCGCGAGCAAGTGGTCAGGCCGCTCAATGCCATGGTCGATGCCAGCGAAAAGATCAAAAATCGAAATTTTGATGTCACGCTGGAGGAAACCAGCAGCACTGAAATGGGGATCCTCAGCCGAACGTTTAACAGTATGGCAGGCGATCTCGGCAAACTTTATCGTGGGCTAGAGCACGCAGTGAATGAGAAAACCTACAAGCTGCAAATGGCCAATCAATCGCTGCAGCTCTTGTATCACTCTTCGCAAGAACTGACGGCTTCAAGGATCACGGCGAGTAACTTCCAAACCATTTTGCGTCATTGGGTCGCGTTGGAAGGGATTTGTGCTCTTCGATTAGAAATTGAAGAGGAAGCCGGCAAGCCATTGATTTTGCAAGAAGGGAAGCCAAGTGGCGCCGCGATGTTACAAACGCCACTCACTTTAGATGGCCGCCATCTTGGCTTTTTGTATTGGGAAGCGGGCTCGCCTGAGCCAGATCGGGCTCTGATTGATAACTTTGCGCTGATATTGTCGCGCGCGATTTACTACAATCAAGCGCAGCGCCAAGCAGAGCAACTACTGTTAATGGAAGAGCGAGCCACTATAGCGCGAGAACTGCATGATTCGCTTGCGCAATCGCTCTCATATTTGAAGATCCAGTTGACCTTGTTGAAACGCTCAGTTATGCCTCTAAAACCTTGTGGAGATTTGAGTAAGACTGAAAGC from Vibrio tarriae includes the following:
- the narQ gene encoding nitrate/nitrite two-component system sensor histidine kinase NarQ gives rise to the protein MAKAMLLILFLSALTTGVAIVTLASSLNDAEAVNVSGSMRMQSYRLAYDIQAQSHDYKAHIFLFENSLYSPSMLALLDWTVPSDIQQDYYQLIERWHELKKVLNSDQKAQYLDQVAPFVSLVDGFVLKLQRFSERKLIALAAVGSFGLGGIFAVSLFVVYYIREQVVRPLNAMVDASEKIKNRNFDVTLEETSSTEMGILSRTFNSMAGDLGKLYRGLEHAVNEKTYKLQMANQSLQLLYHSSQELTASRITASNFQTILRHWVALEGICALRLEIEEEAGKPLILQEGKPSGAAMLQTPLTLDGRHLGFLYWEAGSPEPDRALIDNFALILSRAIYYNQAQRQAEQLLLMEERATIARELHDSLAQSLSYLKIQLTLLKRSVMPLKPCGDLSKTESIISEIDKGLSDAYTQLRELLTTFRLTLTEGSFGQSLLGMLTQLSGQTEAKIELNNALSSIALDAHQQVHLVQLIREATINAIKHAKATKINVNCQEQQGQVQVTIEDDGVGFDPQDYKLNHYGMSIMQERAARLRGELKVESAPGKGCKVVLTYQQSEEKNKNEL